In one Tessaracoccus palaemonis genomic region, the following are encoded:
- a CDS encoding SDR family oxidoreductase — MTDLSAPTGHEESLRALPADDGSTPRTLVLGATGYIGGRLVPRLLNAGYRVRVLARDAVRAASFPWGGDVEIVEGSADDADAVARAVEDVDVVYYLIHSMGAGRGFEETDERAAEIVARAAEDAEVRRIVYLGGLHPDDVELSPHLRSRVRVGEIFLDSGVPALVLQAGVVIGSGSASFEMIRHLTDVLPFMPAPKWVRNRIQPIAIRDVLHYLLGAARVDPGVNRSVDIGGPDVLRYGEMMNGYAREAGLPRRAIAALPVLTPGLASHWVNLVTPVPRSIARPLVASLQNECVMKTRDVDDLIPPPDGGLTPYREAVRLALGRLNADTVETSWQDAEVFGAPSDPLPSDPEWAGRTVFTDARQLATPASVDRLWTVILGIGGENGWYSSPFLWAARGLMDRLVGGVGLRRGRRSRTDARVGDAIDFWRVEAVDRTDAGNLLRLRAEMKVPGTAWLEMRAGPDVDGARYEQRAVFFPKGLFGRLYWLAVLPFHGAIFAGMAARITSTAEAPEAEP, encoded by the coding sequence ATGACGGACCTCAGCGCACCCACGGGACACGAAGAGTCCCTTCGGGCGCTCCCAGCCGACGACGGCAGTACGCCACGAACGCTCGTCCTCGGCGCGACGGGCTACATCGGCGGCCGACTGGTACCCCGGCTGCTGAACGCCGGGTACCGAGTGCGGGTGCTGGCGAGGGACGCGGTGCGCGCGGCATCCTTCCCCTGGGGCGGGGACGTCGAGATCGTTGAGGGTTCCGCCGACGACGCGGATGCCGTGGCCCGCGCGGTCGAGGATGTCGATGTCGTCTACTACCTGATCCACTCGATGGGCGCGGGGCGGGGATTCGAGGAGACTGACGAACGTGCCGCCGAGATAGTCGCGCGTGCGGCGGAGGATGCCGAGGTCCGCCGCATCGTCTATCTCGGCGGACTTCATCCCGACGACGTGGAGCTGTCGCCGCATCTGCGCTCGCGGGTGCGGGTGGGCGAGATCTTCCTGGACTCGGGCGTTCCTGCGCTCGTGCTGCAGGCCGGCGTGGTCATCGGGTCCGGGTCGGCGTCGTTCGAGATGATCCGCCACCTCACCGATGTGCTGCCGTTCATGCCGGCACCGAAGTGGGTGCGCAACCGCATCCAACCGATCGCCATCCGCGACGTGCTGCATTACCTGCTCGGCGCGGCCCGGGTCGATCCGGGCGTGAACCGGTCCGTCGACATCGGCGGACCGGACGTGCTGCGATACGGGGAGATGATGAACGGCTACGCGCGCGAGGCGGGGCTGCCCCGACGGGCTATTGCTGCCCTGCCGGTGCTGACGCCCGGCCTCGCGTCGCACTGGGTGAATCTCGTCACCCCCGTGCCCCGGTCGATCGCCCGCCCCCTTGTCGCGTCGTTGCAGAACGAGTGCGTCATGAAGACCCGCGACGTCGACGACCTCATCCCCCCACCCGACGGCGGCCTCACCCCGTATCGCGAGGCTGTGCGCCTCGCGCTGGGGCGGCTGAACGCCGACACCGTCGAGACGAGCTGGCAGGACGCCGAGGTGTTCGGCGCCCCGAGCGACCCGCTGCCCAGTGATCCGGAGTGGGCGGGGCGAACGGTGTTCACGGATGCGCGCCAGCTGGCGACTCCGGCATCCGTCGACCGGCTGTGGACTGTCATCCTCGGGATCGGCGGCGAGAACGGCTGGTACTCGTCGCCGTTCCTGTGGGCCGCTCGGGGCCTGATGGATCGACTGGTGGGTGGGGTCGGTCTCCGGCGCGGGCGGCGCAGTCGCACTGATGCCCGAGTGGGCGACGCGATCGATTTCTGGCGCGTCGAGGCAGTGGACAGGACGGACGCGGGGAACCTCCTGCGCCTCCGCGCCGAGATGAAGGTGCCGGGCACCGCATGGCTGGAGATGCGCGCGGGTCCCGACGTCGACGGCGCACGGTACGAGCAGCGCGCGGTGTTCTTCCCGAAGGGGCTCTTCGGGCGGCTCTACTGGCTGGCCGTGCTCCCGTTCCACGGCGCGATCTTCGCCGGCATGGCGGCGCGGATAACGTCGACGGCTGAGGCGCCGGAAGCCGAGCCCTGA
- a CDS encoding DUF389 domain-containing protein, translating into MPGVAADGSGDLLLFEMARENANNIMRLLRHAGVPAVGSIVVSEPLTVVSDAGSAAEAAAPGHPADGVLWAQLADKSREDARPSATFFVFLLLATLIAGIGRVLDQPILIIGAMVVGPEFAPIAAICYAIVRRRRGIAGLALTTLLGGFAACAAAAWAVWAIAYAAGVFTYEQATTGPATDFIISPDGWSFVIAVLAGIAGVVSLTSSKSSALVGVFISVTTVPAVGAIGLTLAVGAWEEALGAGLQLVINIVGLLVAGVVTLFVQLHFGRWLGRITASRRRTRP; encoded by the coding sequence GTGCCCGGCGTCGCCGCCGACGGGAGCGGGGATCTGCTGCTGTTCGAGATGGCGCGCGAGAACGCCAACAACATCATGCGGCTGCTCCGCCACGCCGGGGTGCCGGCCGTCGGCAGCATCGTGGTGTCCGAGCCGCTCACCGTCGTGTCGGACGCGGGGTCGGCGGCGGAGGCCGCGGCACCCGGGCACCCGGCCGACGGGGTGCTGTGGGCCCAGCTCGCCGACAAGTCGCGGGAGGACGCCCGCCCGTCGGCGACGTTCTTCGTGTTCCTGCTGCTCGCGACGCTGATCGCCGGGATCGGGCGCGTCCTTGACCAGCCCATCCTCATCATCGGGGCGATGGTCGTCGGCCCGGAGTTCGCCCCGATCGCGGCCATCTGTTACGCCATCGTGCGACGTCGTCGCGGGATCGCGGGCCTGGCTCTGACCACGCTGCTCGGCGGGTTCGCCGCCTGCGCCGCGGCGGCCTGGGCGGTCTGGGCCATCGCCTACGCGGCGGGCGTCTTCACCTACGAGCAGGCGACCACCGGGCCTGCCACCGACTTCATCATCTCCCCGGACGGCTGGTCCTTCGTGATCGCGGTGCTGGCGGGGATCGCCGGGGTGGTGTCGTTGACCAGCTCGAAGTCGTCGGCCCTGGTCGGGGTGTTCATCTCCGTCACGACTGTGCCGGCCGTGGGCGCGATCGGACTCACCCTCGCCGTCGGCGCGTGGGAGGAGGCGCTCGGCGCGGGCCTGCAGCTCGTCATCAACATCGTCGGCCTGCTGGTGGCGGGCGTCGTCACGCTGTTCGTGCAGCTGCACTTCGGCCGCTGGTTGGGCAGGATCACTGCGTCGCGTCGACGGACGAGGCCCTGA
- a CDS encoding aldo/keto reductase, with translation MTILHETYTLSNGVEIPKLGLGTWFIDDAVAADAVRAAVEIGYRNIDTAQAYGNERGVGEGVRTAGVARDELFVSTKLAAEIKDYDRAVASIDGSLKKLGLDYVDLMLIHSPQPWSDFRGGDYSDGNRQAWRALEEAHQAGKLRAIGISNFREPDVDNILAAATVAPHLNQLLVHAGNTPTDLLAYCADKDILVEAFSPIAHGEILDNADVRAMADAYGVTVPQLCIRYTLQLGTVSLPKTANPDHMRSNAQVDFTISDEDMTTLLNLRAAEYGASSAFPVYSGK, from the coding sequence ATGACCATCCTGCACGAGACCTACACCCTGTCCAACGGCGTCGAGATCCCCAAGCTGGGGCTCGGTACGTGGTTCATCGACGACGCCGTCGCCGCCGACGCGGTGCGAGCGGCCGTCGAGATCGGCTACCGCAACATCGACACGGCCCAGGCCTACGGCAACGAGCGGGGCGTCGGCGAGGGCGTCCGCACGGCGGGCGTCGCGCGCGACGAGCTGTTCGTCTCCACGAAGCTGGCCGCGGAGATCAAGGACTACGACCGTGCGGTCGCCTCGATCGACGGATCGCTGAAGAAGCTCGGCCTCGACTACGTCGACCTCATGCTGATCCACAGCCCGCAGCCGTGGAGCGACTTCCGCGGCGGCGACTACTCCGACGGCAACCGCCAGGCGTGGCGGGCGCTGGAGGAGGCCCACCAGGCGGGCAAGCTCCGCGCGATCGGCATCTCCAACTTCCGCGAGCCGGACGTCGACAACATCCTGGCCGCGGCCACCGTCGCTCCCCACCTCAACCAGCTCCTGGTCCACGCGGGCAACACGCCCACCGACCTGCTCGCCTACTGCGCCGACAAGGACATCCTCGTCGAGGCCTTTTCCCCCATCGCCCACGGCGAGATCCTGGACAACGCGGACGTCCGTGCGATGGCCGACGCCTACGGCGTCACCGTCCCCCAGCTCTGCATCCGCTACACGCTCCAACTGGGCACGGTGTCGCTCCCGAAGACGGCGAACCCGGACCACATGCGCTCCAACGCGCAGGTCGACTTCACCATCTCCGACGAGGACATGACCACGCTGCTCAACCTCCGGGCCGCTGAATACGGCGCCTCCAGCGCCTTCCCCGTCTACAGCGGCAAGTAG